The segment CAGCTTGCAGGCTTCGTCGCTGTACAGGTAAGCCACGAACTGCTTGGCGGCATCCTGATGCTCGGCACCGGCGGGGATCCATGCCTGCTCGAACCAGGTGTAGCTGTAACCATCGCCGCCGGCCTTGACAGCGGGCAGGGCGGTCATGCCCCACTCAAAGCCGTCTGCACGGGGAGCCTCGGCCATCTCGCCCACGATCCAGGTGCCGTTGGGCATGAACAGGGCCTTGTTGTCCAGCACCAGCTGCTGGTTCTGGGTAAAGTCCTGATCGTTGGCCTGTGCGGGGGTGATGGGGTTGGTGTAGGAAGCCAGCTTTGCCACGATATCAAAGCAGGTCTTTGCCTCGGGGGTGTCCCAGATGCCTTCTTCGTAGTGGGTAGCCTTGTTGAAGAAGTCGGGGCCGCCGGCAGCGTACATCAGCGCATAGAAGAAGGCGTCGAAGTAGCCGGTGGTGGGGTAAGTGAACAAGTAGGTGCCCTCAGCGGCAGCCTTGTCGCCCAGTGCCCACATCTCGTCCCAGGTCTTGGGCACGTCCCAGCCCTTTTCCTTCAGGAAACCGGCGTTGTAGAACAGGCCGCAGGGGCTGTAGAACATGGGAGCCAGATAGGTTTTGCCGTCGCCGTAGGGGTTGGTCAGGGAGGTGTCGGTAAAGCCGCCGGCGATCTTCTCGCTCACCTTCTTGCTCTCGCCGGGCACGGTCATGCTCAGCACATCGGTGATGTCGGCGATCAGGTTGCCCTTGATGAACTGCTCGGTCAGGGCAGCTTCACGGCCGGTGGCCAGATGGACCACGTCGGGGTAGTCGCCGCCCTGCATGGAGGGGCCGATGACGTCCTCCAGCTTTTTGTCGGTGGTCAGGTCCACCTTGATGCCGGTCTGGGCGGTAAAGGCCTCGGTGACCTTTTTCCACATCTCAGCGCCGTAGCCGGTCTCGATGGCAGCAACCTTGATGGTGACGTCCGCAGCCACTGCGGAAGAAGTAGCGGCAGAAGATGCCGTGCTGGACGCGGTGGAGCTGGCAGCACCACCACAGGCAGCCAGGCTCAGTGCAGCGGCACCCACGCCAGCCGCTTTCAGAAAATTGCGACGAGAAATGCGTTTCATAGTGTATCCTCCATCATAAAATTCCGTTCAAAACACAGCCGGGGCAAACAGGCTTCGTCCGAGAGGGCTGTGGTTTTTTCTGGTTCCAATATAGAGGTTTTTACGGTTTGCAACAAGGTCTTTGTTGTTTCGTTTTTTAGAAATATTGCTTTTCGGAAATTTCTTTCAGCAAAAGCAATAAAATTTGTACTGTGGTTTTGGTACATTCTCCCCGCTTGTAACCAGTTTGACATATTTTTTGCACTCTATCGAAGGCAAAAGTATTGAACCCGTCCAAAAATCAGGGCTTGCATTTTTTCTTCATTGCCTCTATAATAAGAAAAAACGTACGAAGCAACGCATCGTTTTTAGACTCGTATTTTTAGTATCTTGCTTTTATTTTTATGTTTTTTGTTCTTCGCCTCAAAAGGAGCCATTTATGAGTACCGAGCGATTTGATATCCGCCATGCTCCCGCTCCACGGGAATCCTTCCGGCTGCTGTACATCAGCAAAAGCAAATTTGGCGGCGATTGGAACAGCACTGCCCACACCCATTCCTGCACAGAGCTGTTCTACTGTCTGAGCGGAGAAGGTCAGTTTTATTTAAGCGGTCAGCTTTATCCGGTCAAACCGGATGATATGATTATCGTCAATCCGCAGGTAGAGCATACCGAGTTGAGCCTGAATGCTTCACCGCTGGAATACATTGTATTGGGCGTTGCTGGCATCGAGATCTTATTTGGAAAATCAGATTCTTCCTACGCCATATTCAACTGCCGGGAAAATCGGGAGCGGATGGTGACGCTGCTCCATATGCTGCTGGCCGAAGCAGACCGCAGTCTGGACGGCTGCGAAACGGTCTGCCAGGATCTGCTGGAAGTGCTGCTCATCTGGCTGGTGCGGTGTACCACGCTTTCTTTGCAGGTAGAGGAAACGCCCCGCTCCGACAGCCGGGAGTGTGTGGAGATCAAGCGGTATCTGGACAGCAACTACCGCGAAGATATCTCGCTGGATATCCTTGCTGAAATCGCCCACATCAACAAATACTATCTGGCCCATACCTTCCAAAAAGAGTATGGCATCTCTCCGATCACCTATCTGAACCGCCGCCGCATTG is part of the Faecalibacterium sp. HTF-F genome and harbors:
- a CDS encoding carbohydrate ABC transporter substrate-binding protein, with the translated sequence MKRISRRNFLKAAGVGAAALSLAACGGAASSTASSTASSAATSSAVAADVTIKVAAIETGYGAEMWKKVTEAFTAQTGIKVDLTTDKKLEDVIGPSMQGGDYPDVVHLATGREAALTEQFIKGNLIADITDVLSMTVPGESKKVSEKIAGGFTDTSLTNPYGDGKTYLAPMFYSPCGLFYNAGFLKEKGWDVPKTWDEMWALGDKAAAEGTYLFTYPTTGYFDAFFYALMYAAGGPDFFNKATHYEEGIWDTPEAKTCFDIVAKLASYTNPITPAQANDQDFTQNQQLVLDNKALFMPNGTWIVGEMAEAPRADGFEWGMTALPAVKAGGDGYSYTWFEQAWIPAGAEHQDAAKQFVAYLYSDEACKLFAESGAIQPVLGIADSLEGDNKMFYSIYDNGAKAAMGNFAAFSAIPGVEVRTVFFDPVNSLVSGSMTEQQWIDGIKSASDQMRANIIE
- a CDS encoding helix-turn-helix domain-containing protein, giving the protein MSTERFDIRHAPAPRESFRLLYISKSKFGGDWNSTAHTHSCTELFYCLSGEGQFYLSGQLYPVKPDDMIIVNPQVEHTELSLNASPLEYIVLGVAGIEILFGKSDSSYAIFNCRENRERMVTLLHMLLAEADRSLDGCETVCQDLLEVLLIWLVRCTTLSLQVEETPRSDSRECVEIKRYLDSNYREDISLDILAEIAHINKYYLAHTFQKEYGISPITYLNRRRIEESKYMLGNTGYSLAQISELMGFSSPSYFSQCFRKAEGLTPNEYRRQVRQGQRPAPSKRHEV